CTGATGCTCACTATTTAAACGATATAGGCAAAAAAAGAACAATCCTTTATATGAAGGAACCAAACTGTAAAGAGATAGAATTAGCCTTAAGGTCAATGAGATGATAAGGGAAACATGGAGATTTTACATTTCAATAGAGAGCTTAAGGATACGTGTCAAAGATATGATTGAGGCATTTACAGAACAAGAGATGATGAAAAGGTTTCTTGGAAAAGAATCAGTAACTCATAATATCGTTTGAGGACAAAGACCATGATTATGAGAGAATTTCAGTTAAAAGGAATATATCAAGGCAGGCTTTCAAAAGGTTGTGATTTATTGGAGGGTATAAAATCATTTTTAAAAGATAAGTCCATTCAAAAGGGCATGATATCTGGAATAGGCGCTGTTTCAAGGGCAAAAATTGGTTATTTTGACCAACATGAAAGGATTTACAAGATAATCAATATCCATGAACCATTAGAGGTTCTATCATTAAAAGGAAATATATCCATCAAGGAAGGAGAGCTATTTCCTCATATCCACGGAATCTTTTCTAAGACAGATTGCTCATGTATTGGGGGCCATGTATTTGAGGGAACAGAGGTATTTGCCTTTGAATTTGAGATATTTGAATTCTCTGGAGAGGCATTTACAAGGGAATATGACAAAGACACAGGGCTATATCTCTGGTGTAAATAATTTGCCCTGGCTTTTTGTTCCAGAACATTTTGTTTTATCTGTTTTAGGTAGGCAACATAGTGGGCAACTCCTTTTTAAATGACAGGTTGCACCAATGCCTCTCATAAAGACAGACCAAACGCACATCCCGCCTGCGGCAATATAAGGTAAAGCCCTTGCCTCAGCAATAACAATGGCGTTTTGTCCAAAAAACCGATAATTCAAGCAGTCTGCCTTTGCTACTGGAGCAAGCCACGTAAATAATCAAGTGTAACACCAACATGATAATGTCCTAATATACCAAAATGAAAATGTCCTAATA
This Syntrophorhabdaceae bacterium DNA region includes the following protein-coding sequences:
- a CDS encoding DNA-binding protein — protein: MIMREFQLKGIYQGRLSKGCDLLEGIKSFLKDKSIQKGMISGIGAVSRAKIGYFDQHERIYKIINIHEPLEVLSLKGNISIKEGELFPHIHGIFSKTDCSCIGGHVFEGTEVFAFEFEIFEFSGEAFTREYDKDTGLYLWCK